The sequence CCCGGACTCGACACCCCGTTCTGGACGGACCGGCGCGCGCGTCCGCTGCCCGACGCCGTACGGGAGTCCCTGGCCGCCTACCGGGCCGGCCTCTCCCCGGGGCAGGACACCCAGGAGGTCGTGTCCTACACGCTGCTGGCCTCACTGCTGACGAAACCGCCCTCGCCCCGGCCCGCCCTGGCCCACCGCCCGGCCGCCCGGCGGGAGGCGGACGCCCTGTTCCTGCGGGTCGCGCGCCAGCAGCAGATCCTGCTGGAGACGCTGCCCACGGCCCAGGAGTATCTGCGCCGCCTCCACAACCGCCCGCCGTCCGTCGCGGCGGACCCGTGTGCCGCTGCGGGGCGGCACACGGACCCGTCGCTGCCGCCGGTTACGGCGTGACGGTCACCGTCCGGCTGCCCGCCGCGGTCTTCCCGCCCGTCCGGAAGGTCGCGGTCAGCTTCACGTCACCGGAGGCACCGGCCGGGATCGTCACCGGCACCTTGACGTTGGCGCCCTCGCCCGGACGCGTCGCGGGGAACGCCACCTGCTTCGTCGTCCAGCCGGCGGGGACCGTCAGATCGACCGTGCCCGCGTCGCGCCTGACGTCCATCCTGTTGACGACCCGTACGGTGATCTCCGTGCTCGTCCCCGCCTTCAGCGTGGCCGGCGGCGTGATCGTGATGTCCGCACACGTGCCTCCGAGCCACTGCAGGTCGAACGAGGAGTACGTGATGTGCTCGTAGTTCCCGCGCTCGTACAGCAGGCCGAGCCGGCCGCTCGGCAGCCGGGTCAGCGTCGAGTACGCGGCGGCGCCCGCGTCGACGACCTTCTTGATCGGCCAGGTCTTCCCGTTGTCGCAGGACATCTTGACCGTGAGGTTCTTGCGCGAGGTGGCCTCGGTGTTGCTGAACAGCAGCCACGACGACTGCGGGTTCGAGGCCGGCGCGTCGGGGGCGTAGCGCATGATCGAGCCGTTGTTCGCCGGGTCGGGCAGCTGGGTGTCCTGGACGAACGGCGTGTACGTGACCCCGCCGTCGGTCGAGTACGCGACCGTACGGTACGGCGCCGAGCGGTTGTTGAGCATGACCGTGCCGTCGTTCAGCTCGACGGTCTTGTTCTCGTCGCCGCCGGGACCGACGGGGGTGCCCATGTGCCAGGTCTCGCCGTGGTCGTCGCTGTACGCGCTGACCGCGTAGTTGGCCCCGTTGTTCCGGATGGCGTACTGCTGGATCAGCCGGCCCCTGTGGGCGCCGTTGCGCAGCTGGATGCCCTCGCCGGACGCCGCGAACATGCCGCCCCAGGCGGGGTTCTTGATCTGCTTCGTGATCCGGCGGTGGGTCCAGGTGAGCCCGTCGTCGTCGGAGTAGCTGTAGTCCGCCTGGAGGACGTCCGGGTCGCTCTCGTCGTTGCCGGTGGCCGAGCCGAAGAAGCCCTGGTTCTCACCGGCCGCGTAGAACAGGAAGATCCGGCCGGTGGTCCGGTCGACGAGCAGGCTCGGGTCCCCGTACCCCTGGGGGGCGGCGTCCTTGCGGACCACCTGCTGCGCCTGCCAGGTCGTGCCGCCGTCGGTGCTGCGCCGCAGCACGATGCCGATGTTGGACGGCAGGTCGCCCAGGGTGGGCCGGGCGTCGTACGCGGCGAGCAGGGTGCCCTTGTCCGACGTGGTCAGGGCGGGGATGCGGTAGTGGGGGGAGCCGACTCCGTCGACGGTCAGGTCCTGGGACGTGAGCGTGCCGGGGGCGGGTGACGCGGCCTGCGCGGTACCGGTCGTGGCGACCACCAGGAGGGCGGCGCCGAGCAGGGCGACAGGGACGGTTCGCTGCATGGACGATCTCTCTTCTCGGAAGGGGGTGCTTCTCGGAGGACGGGAGATGGCTGGGGGACCGGCGGCTGCCGGGCTACGGGATCCGCAGGGAGCAGACCTGGCTGTCCGGCTCGAAGATCCGCAGGTCCTTGATCATTTTCAGGGCGATGCGGTGGTGGCCCCGCTCATTGGGGTGGAGCCCGTCGCTGAGCAGGGACAGGGGGACCTGGCCGCCGTTACCGGTCAGCCAGTCGTTGTAGTGGTCGACGAAGACCGTGTTCTCCTCGGCCGCGACCTCGCCCATGACGCGCGCGTACGCCGAGAGCCCCACCCGTCCCGGCCACGTCGCCGGGTCGACCGGGTTGGGCGCCTGGAGGACCGGCACCGGCGAGCCCGGCAGGGCGCGCACCGCGCGTACGAGCGAGATGAGGTTGGCCCGGTAAGCGTCGAGGCCGAGACCGGACGTCGCGATGTCGTTGGTGCCGATCATGACCGAGACGACGTGCGGCGAGAACGCGGTGACCCGCTGGGCGAACTGCGAGACGAGTTCCGCGCTGGTCGCGCCGCTCACCCCGGAGTCGATCACGAAGTCCCGGTTCTTGGGCTTGCCCAGCTCCCAGCGGACCCGCTCGGTCCAGTGCTCCGGGTAGCTGCGCCAGCCGTGGGTGTGCAGGGCACCGTGCGTGATGCTGTCGCCGGTGACGACCCAGGTTGCGGGGGTGCCGCTGTTGAGGATGACGGAGAGCCGGCCCAGGTCCGCGAGGTCGGGGTCCGGGCACTGCGCGACGAGTTCGCTCTCGCCGAGCACCCGGTCCCAGACCGCGGCCCGTTCGATGGTGCCGGTGCAGAACCACTCGCCGCCGGGGTGGTCGCTGTCGGTGTTACGGCCCAGCGACAGCGAGGTGAGGCCGGAGACGCTGCCGAAGAAGGGGTGCGCGGCGGTCTCGAAGACCGTACGGCCCCCGGCGTGCAGCCGGGTGCCCGAGGCGTCGACGGTCACGGCGACGGTGTGGCTCCGGCCGTCGTCATAACGTGTCCTGGTCATGACATTCACCAGGACGGCGCCCTTCTCGCGTACGGAGAACTGCAGGGCGCCGCCGCTCAGGTCGAGCGTGACGTTCGAGGAGGGGGCCGTCGGGTCCGAGGCGCTGATCAGGGTCATCGCCTGGTTGTGGCTCGTGGTGCGGAAGGTGACGACGATGGTGCCCGCGGTGAGCGGGGCGAGTGCGCCGGCCCGGTTCGACAGGTCGACGTACTCGCTGCCGTCCAGGTCCACCGGGGTGGTGTGGTCCAGGAGCGGGCCGCTGCCCGAAGCGGCGGCGAAGGCGCGCCCGCCGAGCTGGGTGCTCAGCGCTGCCGCGCCCGCGGCGAAAAGCATGGATCGTCTGCGCACGGAAGATGCCTCCGGTCAGGAGTGGCCGGCCTGCCCCGATGGCAGGCCTGCGAACAGGGAGGCCACCCAGGCCAGTTGCTCCCGCTGCTGATATTCCGCCCCGCCCTCGTGCCCGTTGAACGGATAGACCCGTACGTCCTTGGGCCCGGCGTATCCGTTGTAGGCGGTGAAGCAGGTGGAGGGCGGGCAGATGTCGTCCATCATCGCGATGGAGAACAGCGCGGGGGCCGTCGCCCGGGTGGCGTGCAGTGCGGCGTCGACGTACGCGAGGGTGGCGAACACCGACTCGGTGCGGTCGCGGTGCAGCGCGAGATAGCCGGCGATCTCGGTGTACGGCGGCCGGCCCGCGATCTCGGCCCCCCGGCGCACATGGCACAGGAACGGCACGTCCGGCATGACCCCGGCGAGCCCCGGCACGAGTCCGGCGACCGCCAGGGCGATGCCGCCGCCCTGGCTGACCCCGGTCACCACGATGCGGTCCGGGTCGATCTCCGGGTGCTCGCGCACCGCGTCCACACAGCGCACCGCGTCGGTGAAAAGCCGCCGGTAGTAGGAGGTTTCGGGGCTCTCGATGCCCCGGGTCAGGAAGCCGGGCACCACGCCCGACGCGCCGCCGTCCGGATCGGCGGTGGCGCCGCCGGCCGCCGACCAGCCCTGGCCGCGGGTGTCCATCAGCAGGTGGGCGTAACCGGCCGAGGCCCACAGCAGGTTCTCGTGGGCCAGCCCCCTGCCGCGTCCGTAGCCCAGGAACTCCACCACGCAGCCGAGGGGGCCGGCCGCCCCGGCGGGCATCCGCAGCCAGCCGCGCACCGGCTGTCCGGCGAACCCGGGGACGGTCACGTCGTAGGTGCGGACCTGGGTGAGCCCGGTCTCCACCTCGGCGAACACCGGCTTGCCGGATGCGGTGGAGCGAGCCTCGTCCAGGGTCCGCGACCAGAAGGCGTCGAAGTCCGCGGGAACGGGCAGCGGCGGCAGGTACACGCGGCACTCGTCGAGCGAGAGGTCCGTCAACGGCATGGAGGTGCCCTCCTGGGGCGCGGCGGGGGAGATGCCGGGAAGCGTGGGCATCGACATCAGATGCATGACGTCAGATGTCCTGTCGGCACACGGACCCTAGGCACCGCCCGAGGCGGCCGTCAAGGGTTGCCCCAGGGTCCGTCCGCAGGCCCGCCCCGGCCCGGGGGCCGCCGGGCGGCGCCGCTCAGCCCCGGGCGCGGGCCTCGGCGATCCGGCGGCGCACGGGCGCGTAGTGCTCGCCGAGCGCCTTCAGGAAACCGGCGATGTCACCGGCCCGCGCGGCGTTCACGATGTTCTGGTGGGCGGTGATCGTCTCCGTCTCGTCGGCCTGTGTGAAGCCGTCCAGGTGCGGCGCGACGATCGTGTACACGTCCCAGAAGGCCATCGAGAGCTGGCCGATCAGCTCGTTGCCCAGCGGGGCCACGAGCAGGGCGTGGAAGGCGCGGTCCGCGTCGACGAAGCCGTGCCCCTCCTGGGCGCCCGTCTCGCGCATGGTGGCCACCAGGCCGTCCAGCGCGTCCAGTTGCTCCGTACTGAGCTGCGAGACGATCCGGTCGGCCATCCCGCGCTCGAAGAGCTCGCGCACGTCGACCAGGTCGGCCATGACCTGGAAGTCGTCGTCGGGGGAGAGCAGGCCCCGGAAGGTCAGGCTCTCCACGAGCGCGGACAGGCTCAGCCGGCCGACGTAGGTGCCGTGTCCGTGGCGGACCTCGACGATGTCCAGCGCGTTGAGGATCTTGACGGCCTCGCGGACGCTGGAGCGGCTGGCGCCGAGCGCCTCGCACAGGGCGGGCTCGGTGGGCAGCGGGTCCCCGGGGCGGAGCCGTTCTTCGAGGATGTACCGCTTGATGCCGTCGACGACTTCCTGCCGGAGCAGCTGCCGGCCGGGTTTCGTTCCGGACATATGTGAACTCCCCACCTCTTGACCCCTCTCGATTGTCAAGCTACGTTCCCACGCTATCAAGGCATCAGACATCTGACGTCTGACGCTTCAGGTGCCGCGGTCCCCCGTGAACCTGCGCCAGCCCCCCTTTCCCGTCCACGACGCCCCACCTCAAGTCCCTGGAGGACCCGTGCCCGAGCTGAGAGCAGCCGGTGTCGAGCGCCGCACCTTCCTGCGTTACACCAGTGCCGTCGGTGCCGCGGCCGCCATCACGGCCGGCCTGTCCGCGTGCGGCGGTCCGTCCTCGACCGCCAACGGCTCGACGGACAAGGGCAGCGGCAGCGACCTCATCGAGGCCGGCCTGTCCTACCCGCTGTCGACCGGCTTCGACCCGATGATCACCTCGGGCGCGACCCCCTACGCCGCCAATATGCACATCTTCGAGGGCCTGGTGGATCTCGATCCGGCAACGCTCGTGGCACGGCCCGCTCTCGCCACCGGGATGCCGGAGAAGATCAACGCCACCACCTACCGCGCCACGCTCCGCAAGGGCGCGACCTTCCACGACGGATCGGCCGTCACCGCCGACGACGTGGTCTTCAGCTTCGAACGCATCCTGGACCCGAAGAACGCCTCCCTGATGGCACAGTTCGTGCCCTTCATCGACACCGTCAAGGCCGTCGACGCGGGCACGGTCGAGTTCAAGCTGAAGTACCCCTTCGCGCTGTTCCCGTCCCGCATCGCCGTCGCCCGGATCGTGCCGAAGAAGATCGTCGAGCCCGACCCCAAGGCCTTCGACGCCAAGCCCGTCGGCTCGGGCCCGTACAAGTTCGTCTCCGCCACCCGCGAGGACAAGATCGTCTTCGAGGCGTACGGCCAGTACAACGGCGCCCACCCCGCCAAGGCGAAGAAGATGGTCTGGCGCCTGATGTCCGACCAGTCGGCCCGCGTCAGCGCCATGGAGTCGGGCCGCGTCCAGGCCATCGAGGACGTCCCCTACATCGACGTCAAGCGCCTCTCGGGCTCCGCCAGGACCGAGTCCGTGCAGTCCTTCGGCCTGCTCTTCCTGATGTTCAACACCGCCGACAAGCGGTTCGCCGACAAGCGGGTGCGCCAGGCCCTGCACTACGCCCTGGACACCGACAAGATCATCTCCACCGCCATGGTCGGCAACGCCTCGGCCGCCACCGGCTACGTGCCCGCCACGCACCCCGACTACCACAAGGCCGCCACCGTCTACACGCACGACGTGGCCAAGGCGAAGAAGCTCCTCGACGAGGCCGGCGTCAAGGGCCTCTCCTTCACCGTCCTGACCACCGACACCGGCTGGGTCAAGGACATCGCCCCGCTGCTCAAGGAGAGCTGGGAGGCCGCGGGCGTCAAGGTCACGCTCAACATCGCCCAGTCCCCGGCCCAGTACGCCAAGATCGACAAGGGCGACTTCGAGGTCCTCGTCGCTCCCGGCGACCCCTCGGTCTTCGGCAACGACGCCGACCTGCTGCTGCGCTGGTTCTACTACGGCTTCTGGCCCGAGAGCCGTTACGGCTGGGGCAGGTCCGCCGCGTACAAGAAGGTGAAGCAGACCCTCGACAAGGCCGCCCAGGCCGCCGACGAGGCCAAGCGCAAGGAGCTGTGGGGCCAGGTCACCGACCTCGTCGCCGACGAGGCCGCCCTCTACCCGATCCTGCACCGCAAGCTTCCCACCGCCTGGAACGAGAAGGCGCTCCCCGGCTTCAAGCCGCTGCCCACCACGGGCCTGTCCTTCCTGGACGTCAGCCGCGGCTGAGGCCGCCGGCCCCGCCCGAAAACCCCGGTCCGGGACACATGCACCCCCTCGGTGTCCCGGACCGGACCGCCCAACCGCAAGGAACCCGACGATGGTTGCTTTTCTCCGGCTCGCGCTGCGCCGCGTCGCGATGATGCCGGTGATGATCCTCGGCATCGCGCTGCTCGTCTTCGTGGTGCTGCAGTTCTCGCCGGCCGACCCGGCCTTCAACGCGCTCGGGGAGAGCGCCACCCCCGAGGCCCGTGCGGCCTTCGCCGACGCCAACGGCCTCAACGACCCGTTGCCCGTACGCTACTTCCACTTCCTGGGCCAACTGCTCCACCTCGACCTCGGCATGACGGTCCCGCCCAGCCAGCCCGTCGCGGACCGCATCACCGCCGCGTTCCCGCTCACCCTCCAGCTGACGGTCCTCGGCCTGATCATCGCGATCGTCCTCGCGGTCGTGGCCGGGGTCCTCGGCGCGATGTACCGCGACCGCTGGCCCGACCAGCTCTTCCGGGTGCTCTCCATGGCCGGGGTCGCCATCCCCTCCTTCTGGCTCGGCGTCCTGCTCATCCAGCAGTTCGCGCTCAACTCCCCGGTCTTCCCGACCGGCGGCTACACCAACCCCGCCGACTCCTTCGGCGGCTGGCTGCGCAGCATGGCCCTGCCCGCTCTCTCGCTCGCCGTACCCGTCGCCGCGTCCCTCGCCCGGCTTGTACGGACCTCGATGGTCGCCGAACTCGACCGCGACTACGTCCGCACGGCACGCGGCAACGGCCTGCCCGTCCTCCTGGTGATCCGCTCGGTGCTGCGCAACGCGCTCGTCACCCCGCTCACCGTGCTCGGCGTCAAGGTCGGCTACCTGCTCAGCGGCGCCGTCGTCATCGAAGCGATCTTCGACCTGCCCGGCATGGGCAAGCTCATCCTCGAAGGTGTCACGGGCGGCGACGTCGCCCTGGTCCAGGGCACCGTACTGACCATCGCCATCGCGTTCCTGGTGGTCAACGTCATCGTCGACCTGCTCTACCTGCTGGTCAACCCGCGCATCAGGACGGTCTGACATGTTTGCCACCAGCCGGCTGACCACCAAGCTCTCCCGCCCCGGCATCGCCCTCCGCGCGCTCCCGGTCACCTCCCGCATCGCGCTCGGCGTGCTGCTCGTCGTCCTCCTGGGCGCGGTCCTCGCACCGCTGCTCACCCAGAACCCCCTCACCACCGGAACTCCCGTCCAGGCACCGAGCGGCGACCACTGGTTCGGCACCGACCGGGCCGGCCG is a genomic window of Streptomyces sp. NBC_00708 containing:
- a CDS encoding GDSL-type esterase/lipase family protein translates to MRRRSMLFAAGAAALSTQLGGRAFAAASGSGPLLDHTTPVDLDGSEYVDLSNRAGALAPLTAGTIVVTFRTTSHNQAMTLISASDPTAPSSNVTLDLSGGALQFSVREKGAVLVNVMTRTRYDDGRSHTVAVTVDASGTRLHAGGRTVFETAAHPFFGSVSGLTSLSLGRNTDSDHPGGEWFCTGTIERAAVWDRVLGESELVAQCPDPDLADLGRLSVILNSGTPATWVVTGDSITHGALHTHGWRSYPEHWTERVRWELGKPKNRDFVIDSGVSGATSAELVSQFAQRVTAFSPHVVSVMIGTNDIATSGLGLDAYRANLISLVRAVRALPGSPVPVLQAPNPVDPATWPGRVGLSAYARVMGEVAAEENTVFVDHYNDWLTGNGGQVPLSLLSDGLHPNERGHHRIALKMIKDLRIFEPDSQVCSLRIP
- a CDS encoding exo-alpha-sialidase, with the translated sequence MQRTVPVALLGAALLVVATTGTAQAASPAPGTLTSQDLTVDGVGSPHYRIPALTTSDKGTLLAAYDARPTLGDLPSNIGIVLRRSTDGGTTWQAQQVVRKDAAPQGYGDPSLLVDRTTGRIFLFYAAGENQGFFGSATGNDESDPDVLQADYSYSDDDGLTWTHRRITKQIKNPAWGGMFAASGEGIQLRNGAHRGRLIQQYAIRNNGANYAVSAYSDDHGETWHMGTPVGPGGDENKTVELNDGTVMLNNRSAPYRTVAYSTDGGVTYTPFVQDTQLPDPANNGSIMRYAPDAPASNPQSSWLLFSNTEATSRKNLTVKMSCDNGKTWPIKKVVDAGAAAYSTLTRLPSGRLGLLYERGNYEHITYSSFDLQWLGGTCADITITPPATLKAGTSTEITVRVVNRMDVRRDAGTVDLTVPAGWTTKQVAFPATRPGEGANVKVPVTIPAGASGDVKLTATFRTGGKTAAGSRTVTVTP
- a CDS encoding acetylxylan esterase, which codes for MPLTDLSLDECRVYLPPLPVPADFDAFWSRTLDEARSTASGKPVFAEVETGLTQVRTYDVTVPGFAGQPVRGWLRMPAGAAGPLGCVVEFLGYGRGRGLAHENLLWASAGYAHLLMDTRGQGWSAAGGATADPDGGASGVVPGFLTRGIESPETSYYRRLFTDAVRCVDAVREHPEIDPDRIVVTGVSQGGGIALAVAGLVPGLAGVMPDVPFLCHVRRGAEIAGRPPYTEIAGYLALHRDRTESVFATLAYVDAALHATRATAPALFSIAMMDDICPPSTCFTAYNGYAGPKDVRVYPFNGHEGGAEYQQREQLAWVASLFAGLPSGQAGHS
- a CDS encoding GntR family transcriptional regulator — encoded protein: MSGTKPGRQLLRQEVVDGIKRYILEERLRPGDPLPTEPALCEALGASRSSVREAVKILNALDIVEVRHGHGTYVGRLSLSALVESLTFRGLLSPDDDFQVMADLVDVRELFERGMADRIVSQLSTEQLDALDGLVATMRETGAQEGHGFVDADRAFHALLVAPLGNELIGQLSMAFWDVYTIVAPHLDGFTQADETETITAHQNIVNAARAGDIAGFLKALGEHYAPVRRRIAEARARG
- a CDS encoding ABC transporter substrate-binding protein; translated protein: MPELRAAGVERRTFLRYTSAVGAAAAITAGLSACGGPSSTANGSTDKGSGSDLIEAGLSYPLSTGFDPMITSGATPYAANMHIFEGLVDLDPATLVARPALATGMPEKINATTYRATLRKGATFHDGSAVTADDVVFSFERILDPKNASLMAQFVPFIDTVKAVDAGTVEFKLKYPFALFPSRIAVARIVPKKIVEPDPKAFDAKPVGSGPYKFVSATREDKIVFEAYGQYNGAHPAKAKKMVWRLMSDQSARVSAMESGRVQAIEDVPYIDVKRLSGSARTESVQSFGLLFLMFNTADKRFADKRVRQALHYALDTDKIISTAMVGNASAATGYVPATHPDYHKAATVYTHDVAKAKKLLDEAGVKGLSFTVLTTDTGWVKDIAPLLKESWEAAGVKVTLNIAQSPAQYAKIDKGDFEVLVAPGDPSVFGNDADLLLRWFYYGFWPESRYGWGRSAAYKKVKQTLDKAAQAADEAKRKELWGQVTDLVADEAALYPILHRKLPTAWNEKALPGFKPLPTTGLSFLDVSRG
- a CDS encoding ABC transporter permease, whose protein sequence is MVAFLRLALRRVAMMPVMILGIALLVFVVLQFSPADPAFNALGESATPEARAAFADANGLNDPLPVRYFHFLGQLLHLDLGMTVPPSQPVADRITAAFPLTLQLTVLGLIIAIVLAVVAGVLGAMYRDRWPDQLFRVLSMAGVAIPSFWLGVLLIQQFALNSPVFPTGGYTNPADSFGGWLRSMALPALSLAVPVAASLARLVRTSMVAELDRDYVRTARGNGLPVLLVIRSVLRNALVTPLTVLGVKVGYLLSGAVVIEAIFDLPGMGKLILEGVTGGDVALVQGTVLTIAIAFLVVNVIVDLLYLLVNPRIRTV